The Bombus vancouverensis nearcticus chromosome 17, iyBomVanc1_principal, whole genome shotgun sequence genome has a window encoding:
- the LOC143303891 gene encoding uncharacterized protein LOC143303891 — protein sequence MATGNELTALRRRRGYCIGHFTRLSKKLDEIEQSGCPRENELIQIKNRLETYETELRAIQNEIVSIDEEEIERGLEIADEYEKLELRVITQLSNLRLITTSQSTNDESAAGRESASLKLSEIRIPTFNGTLENWQSFYDSFSSTIDQNEQLTPVQKFYHLRSALTGRAARSIQSLAITESNYAIAVDVLKEKFDCHRQICMRHLDLLLDYPKIVKETPEAIDDFLETFKINIQALENLGDPITSDTVLLKLLTSKLPPAIIRKWQRTLPDKKLPSYKHLIDFLQTRTNGDQTNAPTPMGKGDTYQHTRHRQNARHERTHITDWMWMCPTCKGSHELRYCKVFKAKSATKRLEVVKRASLCINCLGRGHSLTQCTSGSCHMCGQRHHTNLHRALTQVSPRISSDRASSDRYSSGGSTSGRSTSGRSTSGRSSGDRSSGGRSPHNRSSKGRSPPGSSQQHFTHRSRRTTEFSRRSTQSTPKDRESHPPHESRASWNKGTDRSSSPKHQSKTRKN from the coding sequence ATGGCCACCGGAAACGAGCTTACCGCCTTGCGTCGACGCCGGGGTTATTGCATCGGCCACTTTACACGCTTATCGAAAAAACTAGACGAAATTGAACAATCCGGCTGTCCGCGAGAGAACGagctaattcaaatcaaaaatcgTCTGGAAACATACGAGACGGAGCTCCGCGCCATCCAAAACGAGATTGTAAGCATAGATGAGGAAGAGATCGAGCGCGGCCTCGAGATAGCCGACGAGTACGAGAAATTAGAACTCCGAGTAATTACTCAACTGAGCAACCTACGACTAATTACGACGTCACAATCGACAAACGACGAATCAGCTGCCGGTCGCGAGTCTGCTTCGCTGAAACTGTCGGAGATTCGAATACCCACATTTAATGGTACGCTCGAGAATTGGCAGTCATTTTACGATTCCTTCTCGTCAACGATAGATCAAAACGAACAACTAACACCagtccaaaaattctatcaccTCCGATCAGCCTTGACTGGGAGGGCCGCGCGAAGTATACAATCGCTAGCCATCACCGAGTCAAACTATGCCATCGCTGTTGACGTACTCAAGGAAAAATTCGACTGCCACCGTCAAATCTGCATGCGCCACCTCGACTTGCTTTTGGACTATCCAAAAATAGTTAAAGAGACACCCGAAGCCATAGACGACTTTCTCGAGACGTTCAAGATAAACATCCAAGCGTTAGAGAACCTCGGTGACCCAATCACATCCGACACCGTTCTTCTCAAATTACTTACATCAAAGTTACCCCCAGCCATCATTCGCAAATGGCAACGCACCTTACCAGACAAGAAGTTACCGTCATACAAGCACCTAATAGACTTCTTGCAAACAAGGACAAACGGCGATCAAACGAACGCTCCAACACCAATGGGAAAAGGGGATACCTACCAACACACTCGTCACCGACAAAACGCACGACATGAACGAACACACATTACAGATTGGATGTGGATGTGTCCGACCTGCAAAGGATCTCACGAACTCAGATATTGCAAGGTTTTTAAGGCCAAATCGGCTACAAAACGCCTCGAAGTTGTAAAACGGGCATCGCTCTGTATAAATTGCTTAGGCAGAGGCCATTCACTCACTCAGTGCACATCCGGTTCATGTCACATGTGCGGGCAACGCCATCACACAAATTTACACCGAGCGCTCACTCAGGTCAGTCCACGGATTTCAAGCGATCGGGCCTCAAGCGATCGGTATTCAAGCGGtgggtcaacgagcggtcggtcaacgagcggtcggtcaacgagcggtcggtcgtctgGAGATCGATCGTCGGGCGGTCGTTCGCCGCACAACCGATCCTCTAAGGGACGGTCTCCACCTGGGTCATCGCAACAGCACTTTACACATCGATCGAGACGCACAACCGAATTTTCGCGGAGATCTACCCAGTCGACTCCAAAAGACCGAGAATCTCATCCTCCACATGAATCTCGAGCATCGTGGAACAAAGGCACCGACCGAAGCTCATCGCCCAAACACCAatcgaagacgaggaagaattaa